From Zea mays cultivar B73 chromosome 3, Zm-B73-REFERENCE-NAM-5.0, whole genome shotgun sequence:
CGGATCCTCCCAATGCCTCTTTCAAGCCTGCTTTCAAGGCCCTTTAGCTCCTTTGCAGTCATATTGCCAGTAGATTCACCCATCAGGTGCCTGACAAGTAGGAGTAGAATTTACCAAAGGAACGGTCACTTCCGGGTTTTTTTGGCCAAAATTAAGTCACTTCCGTATAAATGTTGTAGTGCCTATCCTATGCAAACGGATAAAATTAGAACAGTTGCAGGAACTAGTTATGAATTATGCGCCATACCTGTTTGAATTCTGCAAGGTTTGTATCTGCTGGCGCAGTTTTGCCGCTTCTTGCTGAAAGTATTGCTAAAAAATTCCAATGTGACGTGGGATCATCCGTTAAAAAAGATCGGAAgcaataacaagttttaactttatatatatatatatatatatatataaaagtaGTGTGTGTATTATATTAACATTTGTTAGTTGTTTCACACGTACGCGCGCGCACACATATAAGCAGTGTGTTTATTGTATTCCTTCCGTCTCAAAATATTAGTCCTTTCAGCTCTTAATTTTTATGTCTATGTTCAAATGAATGATAAtgatctagacacatatataaaataAATACATTAATTATTGTATAAATCAACTAAAAATgtaaaacaaattttattttgggcAGAGAGAGTAGTTAAAAGCAGTTAACATTTGTTGTTGCAGACTTTAAGCCCATCGATAAGTTATGTGGCCATAAATAGCGTTTTCCGATAAATTAAAATAGAGAAAATCGTAGACTACATCACACAGTGCTTACAAGAGAGTTGACATCTGTCACTGGAGCTGTTCCAGAAGTGCTGGCAGAGGCTTTCTTGTACCTCTCGATCGTCGACCTTACGCTGATACAATAATATGTTGATTAGTCGTTAAATGAAATCAAGCTAGCTCTTGTTTATGCATGAAAACAAAAGCGTACGCAAGAAATCTCAGTGTGTACAGTGATTGTGTGTCTTGTGAAATGAAACACACATGTTTATCAGTATGTTAGATATCTGGCTGAAATATACTTTAAAAAGATGTGCTGGTGAGCAAACATTCATTCCAGAATCCAGGCTAACAAGTGTTACTACGTACTTCATCCTCCGTTTTATTTATTTATCGCGGTTTAGTTAAAAAAAATTAGTGTAGCGAACCACAAATATTTAAGAATAGAGATAGTACTACTACGGAATATTACTCAACGTATATTCATCAGGTTGTCTTTTAGTTATTACGACACATGTTGCACACAAAAAGATGCAAACAAAGACCACCAAAAGAAATGCACATCATCATTTGAGAGGACACGGTGAGTTCACCACGCAGAGAGGGTTCCAAGTTGGAAAAACACAAACAATCAGGACGACGTTCCCAATGGCTAACTATTTCACTAACTAGATTTACTCTCTTTACTATATGGACAGAAAATACGGAGAAAATGAGAATAGCTAGCGACGAGCAAATAGATAGAAGATTTCACGTATTCTAAAAaaactaaatatatatattacaTGTGACACCAAATATTAGTGGTGAAATAAATTACTATTTTTATTCTTCTCTCAACTCCACATTAGCTAGCTATCTGAGACAGCTACCGTGGACGCCCTCAAAGGCGTCCTTTAACTCCTTAGCACTGCCAAGGAAGGAGGGCAGGGAGAACCTACAGTTTCCATCTCCATGCAACGTATACACAGAGGGATTTCGTCTGTACAGTGTGCGCATGAAATGAAAGAATCCTTTTCAGGGAGATGAGGGTCATGCCCATGCATGTGATGGGTTCATCAGGGCATGCATGGCACACAGAATGATAAAGTTCCCAGGGACTAGAACTTGCAACTGTGCGTGGAACTGGGCGATCGACCAAAGTCCCAAACTATCACACAAGTAGTATGCTTCTTTAATATCCAACTGCACAAACGCAGCAGGGTACCAAAATGTCTTCGAGTAGGACCATGCATGTTCGGATCAGCTAAAATAAGCTGCTAACTGCTAAGGAAACCTCTCTCTATATAACTATTGCAGCTTATAAAAAAGTTACGCTGATCCAAGTGAGACCTATATGTATCTTCACACAGTGATGAAAATTCAAAATGATCAGTCACAGGCTTTAGAGCGAGTTTAATAATAAAGCCAACAACTGACTACAAGAATCCTTACAGTTTGCTATTTAGCACATTTATATAATGATTAGGTCTTCAGTATTAATGCAGTATTAATGCAGGACGTTAGTTGTCTCAGTCACAAAGTTTTTTGGTTTTTATGTCGAAGCCGCCGGTCATAAGTTTATAGTTTACTTGTCCTCTCTCCTCTTCTCTATCATCCACCTAAGCATTTAGTCGGCTTATAGCTGTTTATTATACTTGCTCTTACACTACTAAGTCATTAGTGTGCTTATCATTGTGAGTGAAATTATGGAAAGAAAGTTATCTATACAAGTGTGCTAAAATAAATGGCCTTGGTTATCACTGTAATTTTCAAAATTTAACACATCACTCATTCTTTTGTGATGCCTATAGGGAGGAGCTAGTGAAACTAAAACTGATGAGCGGAGAGTTTATGAAAAGACTACCTTTTCAGTTAGTTGGCAGTTATCACATAAGTTATAGTTTACTTTACTAGCTAGTTTAACTATAACAATTAGATCAATGCATACAGACACATATAATAAGTTGTACCAAAAATGGGTGCATGATTTGCATATACAGCATGCATACATAATCTTAAAATGAAACGAGCAGAAATAGCCAAAACTCAGTCACCTGTTACTGGAATATTCATATAGGCGGCCTCGGGTAGAGAAGACGATCAAAGCGATCTCAGCGTCGCAGAGGATGGAGAGCTCGTAGGCCTTCTTCAGCAGCCCATTCCTGCGCTTGCAGAAGGTCACCTGGCGGCTGGTGGTGTTCTCGATCCTCTTGATCTCAATCTTTCCCCTCCCCATCCTCACGCAGTACTGTAACAGTCACAGAAATTATTGCTTTCATAGATGTCAAATAGTTATCAGAAGAACAAGAGAGTTTTATCAGTAGTATATTCCGTTGTACTATATATGCTTTGAATATGAAAAATCAAATTCATATCACACAGAAAAAAAAAGATTGGTTTAGTTTGATGTTCTTGCGAAactaagcacttaagcaggagctCAACTGTACTGTATGGTAACTAGATATATGTATGTGTAGGAACAAATATAAACCTAAAAACACAAACATATTTCCCATCCCATGCCAGGATGCCTGCACTTCAGTTTTGTGCTTAGTTAGAAGGGGAAATATTGTGCAGAGGAAAAAACACAAAGCTAATCAGCAATTCATGGCTCAAAGGTTCACACAGCTATAGGCTATAGCTGCTGCTTCATTCAGTCTTCAGATCAAATAGATCTTAAGAACATGCTGTTTTTTAAGAgagaggggaaaaaacttgtaaaGTCATCATAGATCTGAAAGATCTAGCtagctagcagagaggagctatatATCTCAAGAAGAAGTGCAACAACATCCAGCAAAAGATATGTAGACTCATGGAGATGACAAAATTAAGCAGGAGCTAGCACGTAATTCAAGAAGAGAAGCAAGAAAAGTTGTCGAGGATATACAAATAGCCGGATCTATATATGGAGAGGCAAAGATATAGCAAGCGCCAAATCCAACAAATTTACACGCGAAAGATCTAGCTAGCTACTACGCATCAGATATTCAGATCAGGGAGCCAGCGGCGCCCCGCAGGTGCTGCTGCAGATCGTTTTCTGGCT
This genomic window contains:
- the LOC542039 gene encoding MADS-box transcription factor 21 codes for the protein MGRGKIEIKRIENTTSRQVTFCKRRNGLLKKAYELSILCDAEIALIVFSTRGRLYEYSSNSVRSTIERYKKASASTSGTAPVTDVNSLQYFQQEAAKLRQQIQTLQNSNRHLMGESTGNMTAKELKGLESRLERGIGRIRSKKHELLLAEIEYMQKREADLHNENMFLRAKVAEAERALEQEAAEDQTMMVPAAVRGATTELKALPASFDASGYYQYQQHQHVVAAASAASSSQYAEQPQGQQEYHHQTALHLGYHVKIDSAADKGFL